ACTTCAAAGTCATTTAGCATTAAATAGTCTTTAAGAACTGCACCAAAATTAAGGTCATCTTCTACTAAAAGAATTCTTTTATTGATATTTTCCATATTTTAATTTATTAGTGGTATTTTAATTATGAAGGTACTACCTTTCCCTTTTTCACTTTCAACGTAGACTTGACCATTATGATCTTCTACGATTCTCTTTACATAAGATAAGCCTAATCCATGTCCTTTAACATTATGTAAATCCCCTGTATGTTCTCGGTAAAATTTCTCAAAAACTCTTTTTTGAGCCACTTTACTCATTCCTAAACCGTTATCTTTTACTTTTATAAGAATCATATCTTTTATGTTCTCTGTAAAAATTTCAATTTTAGGAATACCTGGTGAATACTTAATTGCATTCTCCAATATATTAACCAAGACATTAGTAAAATGTACTTCATTAATTAATGCCGTTGTTCTAGTAGCATTAAAATGATTCGTAACTGTTCCGCCTCTATCTTCAAGAATCAAACTTACGTGCTCTATTGCATCATCGATAATCCCATGGATTTCGGTTGGTTCTTTATTAATGTCTAATTCTCTTTTCTCTAATTTAGAGATTCGCAATACATTCTCGACTTGAGCATGCATTCTTTTATTCTCGTCTCGTATCATCTGGAGGTACCTAAACACCTTCTCTTTATCTTCGATTATCTTAGGATTTTTTATGGCATCCAAAGCCAGATTTATTGTTGCAATTGGAGTCTTAAACTCATGCGTCATATTGTTTATAAAATCTGTTTTGATTTCAGAAATATGTTTCTGACGAATCAACTGATTTAATGCGCTTGTATATGCAATTATAATAATAAGCGTAAATATTATTGACAGTATTGTTATACTAACCAATTCTGACAGTAAGAACTTCTTTTTATGAGGAAATGTTACTGATAATTCATATTTGTTATTCCCTTCATTATCAGCAAAAATTGGTATTGAATAAGTTGATTCCTTATCATATTTAAATCCATCCGATTTAATTTTTGTTGCAATACCGCTGCTGTAAATTCCAAACTCGAATTTAGTCTTTACTCCATATTCTTCTAATTCCTTTTTTAAGAGTTTTTGCAACTTCTCTTTAGAAATTCTTTCATTAATAGGCATTGCCGAAGCTATGTCCTTAAAGAATATTTCAAATTGCGCATTATCTAAAACATCTAGATTACCAGATTTTTCAATCTTTACATCTGGAATTAAACTTTGTTGTAAAGACGAATTATCTATATTATTGTTATTATAGATTTCTGTTGTACGCTTAGAATTAAAATTTTTAAATCTTTCGTTATTAAATTTCTTATCAAAGAACGATCCATTGATATTATAATCTTCTGATATAATACTATTAGAATATACAATTGTTTTATTAGTTCTAGGATTTTTCTGAACGTAATAAAATTCTAATAAATCATTTTTCTGGGGAACTTTACCCGTACTATCTTTATAATGATTGTATTTATCATAAAAACTATACGCTTCCTGTTGTTGTAATTTATCGGCTACATTCCCAATAACTTGCTTAACATGAAATTTAAACTGTTCATCATTATTTTTAAATGAAGAAGTAAACCAATACACTTGAACAAGAATTATCCCAATTAGGGACAAACTCATTAACAAAACAAGAATTCTAAAAAACATTTTATTCATCGAAACAAAATTAATATTTTAACAATATACTAAATAATACATTAACCAAATATTAACATTTAAGAGTGATTTTGTTTAATATCTAAAATTTTAAGAATTTTAACAACTTCCTGCTTTGCACTTTTAAGACTCAAATTATGAATAACGTAATTACTATTGGCAAAACGTTGCTCGTCGCTCCATTGCATATTCATTCGTTTTAAAACATGTTCGCGAGTAGTTTTATCGCGATTCATTACTCTCTCAATTCTGGTTTCCTGAGGGGCAGTAACCGTAATTATAATATCACATTCTTTATAACGACCGCTCTCAAATAAAATTGCTGCTTCGTATATTATATAAGGTTCATTTTTATGTTTTAGCAACCAATTTTCAAAATCTTTTTTAACTGCAGGGTGAACAATTGCATTAAGCAATGCTAATTTATCTGCATCATTAAAAACAATATCTGCTAATTTGGCTCTATTTAATGTATTATCCTCAAAAACCTCAGTCCCAAACGTAGCTTTTACAGCTTCAATTATCTCATTAGACTGCATTACTTTTTTAGCCTCATCATCGGCGATATAGACAGGAATTCCCATTGCTGCAAAAAAGCCCGCTATGGTAGTTTTACCACTTCCAATACCTCCTGTTAAGCCTATAATTTTTGTCATATTAAATTTTAAAAAATAATCCAGGAAAAGCTTCTTGCGGTTTTTTCTTCAAAATAATTATCTTAATAAACGATTCTAAAAAGCCTGTTCCGTATCCATAAAACTGTTTCCACACTGCAATAACTGATAAAAAGCCAATTTTCAAATTCTTATTTTGAATAGATGCTACAATAAAAATCATAAAAAAGTAAAGAAAATACAATTGCAAAAAGATGTCAACATTAAAAATCAACAATATAATTGCAAAAATAAGCCCTAAAATGAAAAATGTTGGGAAGAAAAATGTAAGTTTATTATATTGTGGGTACCAACTGTTAAGTATTGGTCTTGCTTTTCCAAATTTATTAACCTGAATTGAAAACTTTTCCCAATCGATTCTTCGCTTATGATATACGTAAGCTTTTGAAAAAAGTCTTGTTTCGAAACCTAAATTCCATAAACGTATAGATAAATCTGGATCTTCACCAGGATGAATATTTCCAAATCCTTTTGACGCTTCAAATCCTTTACGAGATAATCCCATATTAAAACTTCTTGGCTGAAACTTTCCTATTTTCTCAGAACCTCCTCTTATTCCTCCTGTAGTAAGAAATGATGTCATAGCAAAATTAATTGCTTTTTGAATATCCGAAAAACTGTCTAAGGCTTTATCAGGACCTCCAAAACAATCTACATAATCTTCTTTCAATGCTTTATCTACTTCAACTAAGTAATTTGGTGGGATGATACAATCTGAGTCAAAAATGATAAAATAATCACCTAA
The nucleotide sequence above comes from Flavobacterium branchiarum. Encoded proteins:
- the coaE gene encoding dephospho-CoA kinase (Dephospho-CoA kinase (CoaE) performs the final step in coenzyme A biosynthesis.), which encodes MTKIIGLTGGIGSGKTTIAGFFAAMGIPVYIADDEAKKVMQSNEIIEAVKATFGTEVFEDNTLNRAKLADIVFNDADKLALLNAIVHPAVKKDFENWLLKHKNEPYIIYEAAILFESGRYKECDIIITVTAPQETRIERVMNRDKTTREHVLKRMNMQWSDEQRFANSNYVIHNLSLKSAKQEVVKILKILDIKQNHS
- a CDS encoding sensor histidine kinase, coding for MNKMFFRILVLLMSLSLIGIILVQVYWFTSSFKNNDEQFKFHVKQVIGNVADKLQQQEAYSFYDKYNHYKDSTGKVPQKNDLLEFYYVQKNPRTNKTIVYSNSIISEDYNINGSFFDKKFNNERFKNFNSKRTTEIYNNNNIDNSSLQQSLIPDVKIEKSGNLDVLDNAQFEIFFKDIASAMPINERISKEKLQKLLKKELEEYGVKTKFEFGIYSSGIATKIKSDGFKYDKESTYSIPIFADNEGNNKYELSVTFPHKKKFLLSELVSITILSIIFTLIIIIAYTSALNQLIRQKHISEIKTDFINNMTHEFKTPIATINLALDAIKNPKIIEDKEKVFRYLQMIRDENKRMHAQVENVLRISKLEKRELDINKEPTEIHGIIDDAIEHVSLILEDRGGTVTNHFNATRTTALINEVHFTNVLVNILENAIKYSPGIPKIEIFTENIKDMILIKVKDNGLGMSKVAQKRVFEKFYREHTGDLHNVKGHGLGLSYVKRIVEDHNGQVYVESEKGKGSTFIIKIPLIN
- a CDS encoding glycosyltransferase; this encodes MVFSLIIPVYNRPDEVDELLESLVLSEYKEPFEVVLVEDGSTLPCDDIVRKYQEKLNISYYFKENSGPGDSRNFGMRKALGDYFIIFDSDCIIPPNYLVEVDKALKEDYVDCFGGPDKALDSFSDIQKAINFAMTSFLTTGGIRGGSEKIGKFQPRSFNMGLSRKGFEASKGFGNIHPGEDPDLSIRLWNLGFETRLFSKAYVYHKRRIDWEKFSIQVNKFGKARPILNSWYPQYNKLTFFFPTFFILGLIFAIILLIFNVDIFLQLYFLYFFMIFIVASIQNKNLKIGFLSVIAVWKQFYGYGTGFLESFIKIIILKKKPQEAFPGLFFKI